One Atribacterota bacterium DNA window includes the following coding sequences:
- a CDS encoding ABC transporter permease, producing MGFSLFVLFLVIQYYTSFGRYVYAVGNSEQATSLSGVKVYWVKTFCFVLSRISAALASFILVARMFSGDPTIGTPYQLQIIAACVVGGTALTGGVGGIFNTLLGTFVVALIGNGLNVVGVNVYYQLVVTGTITMVAVVLTLDRSKVLVVK from the coding sequence ATTACACCTCCTTTGGTCGGTATGTGTACGCCGTGGGAAACTCTGAGCAGGCCACCAGCCTCAGTGGGGTAAAAGTTTACTGGGTTAAAACCTTCTGTTTTGTCCTGTCTAGAATATCTGCTGCTCTGGCTTCCTTCATCCTTGTGGCCCGAATGTTCAGCGGCGACCCCACCATCGGTACCCCTTATCAGCTCCAGATTATTGCTGCCTGTGTGGTCGGCGGTACGGCCCTCACCGGGGGAGTGGGCGGGATTTTCAACACCCTTCTTGGCACCTTTGTGGTAGCCCTCATCGGTAACGGCCTTAATGTGGTGGGTGTCAACGTCTACTATCAGCTTGTCGTCACGGGAACCATTACCATGGTGGCGGTGGTTTTGACTCTCGACCGGTCCAAGGTTCTGGTGGTGAAGTAA